The Campylobacter sp. genome contains the following window.
TTGATGGCGGGACTGCTTTTTGTTTTCGTGCTTTTAGTAGGCGGCATCATCGTCAAATACTTCCTCACGCAAAGCAACCTGCAAGAGAAAGAAAGCCAAATTTCAAGTGCGCTAGCAAGCCTGCAAAGCCAGGAGAAAAAAAGCGCCGAGCTTGAGGCGCTGAATAAAATTTTTAGCGATCAGCTCGAGAAGCTAAATATCGAAAACACCGACCTTCGCAAGCAAAATTCCATCTATTTCATACAGATCGAAGATCTGACCGAGATGGCGGAGAGGCTGAAAAAAGAGAATTTAGACATAAACTCGCTTCTGCAAAAAGCGCGCGAGGACGCCAACGCTACGATCAGCCAAAACGAGCTTAAAATCGCCTTTTTGCTCGATCAACTCACGCAGAAGGAGAGCGATTTTAATAAAATTTTACAAGACCTCAACGTCACGAAAAACCGCATCCGCAACCTCACCGGAATGAAGGTCAAGATCATCGCCGATCTGAAGGAGAAGCTGGGCGGCAAGATCCGCATCGATAACGAAAGCGGCGCTATGACGCTAAGCTCGTCGATCCTTTTCGACAAAGGCTCAAGCGAGCTGAAAGAGGGCGCCAAAGAGGCGCTCCGCTCGACGCTGCAGAGTTATTTCGCCGCGCTTTTGAATAACGACGAAATTCGCGAAAATTTAGATCAGATCATCATCGAAGGGCACACGGACAGCGACGGCGGATATTTGTACAACCTCGAGCTGTCGCAAAACAGAGCGTTTGCGGTGATGGATTTCATCAACTCATGGAATAAAGATGAGCGGCTGCAAAAATATCTCATCGCTAGTGGTCGTAGCTACACGCAGCCCGTGATGCGCAGAGGCGTCGAGGACAAGGACGCCAGCCGCCGCATCGAGATCAAATTTACCCTTTCAAACAAAGAGGCGATGGAGGAGATCAGGAAATTTTTGCAGTTCGACGCGAACGCTACGAATTAGTAGCTCGCCCTTAACGGCTTGCTCGAAATTTTAGCCCGCAAAAAAGAGGACTTAAAATTTTAAAATTCTTAAAGAATTAACGGCTCATCTGAAATTTCAAGGGCGGCGGAACGTATCCTTTTATTTTGGTGCGAATGTCGTAATTTGGCGCTTGCTAAATTTTACGCAGTACCTACGCAGCATCTGCCGCGACGGAATTGGTTTAAATTTTAAGTCCGCGCATTTTGACGCGCTTTTAGCGCTGCCGCGCGATAATATGGTTTAAATTTAGACCTTTAATTTAAGCCGTAAATTTAAGCAGGCCCACGGGCGGCTTAAAAATTTAAATGAATTAAAAGCCTAGCTCATTTAACTTTTTATATCCGTCGCAACCGACTTGAGATCCTAAATCGCAAGCCTTATTTAAATATTTTTTTGCAGTGTTTGTATCCTGTTTTACGCCTTCACCATAGAAATATGAAATCCCAAGATTATAGCAACCGTCGGCAAATTCCAAGCGACAAGCCTTCGAAAATAGCTCGTTTGCTTTTTTAGAATCTCGCTCTACGCCCTCGCCCGAATAGTATAGGACTCCCATATTGTAGCACCCATTGACTAATCCTAGATCGCAAGCCTTAGAATATAAC
Protein-coding sequences here:
- a CDS encoding OmpA family protein; translated protein: MKTNNEEKETFWIAYADLMAGLLFVFVLLVGGIIVKYFLTQSNLQEKESQISSALASLQSQEKKSAELEALNKIFSDQLEKLNIENTDLRKQNSIYFIQIEDLTEMAERLKKENLDINSLLQKAREDANATISQNELKIAFLLDQLTQKESDFNKILQDLNVTKNRIRNLTGMKVKIIADLKEKLGGKIRIDNESGAMTLSSSILFDKGSSELKEGAKEALRSTLQSYFAALLNNDEIRENLDQIIIEGHTDSDGGYLYNLELSQNRAFAVMDFINSWNKDERLQKYLIASGRSYTQPVMRRGVEDKDASRRIEIKFTLSNKEAMEEIRKFLQFDANATN